One stretch of Rosistilla oblonga DNA includes these proteins:
- a CDS encoding FAD-dependent oxidoreductase has translation MQIKSIFCATAALLSLSFSHAFAKEYHHDIVIYGGTSAAVTTAVQATQMGRSVVIVSPDKHLGGLTAGGLGWTDSGNKAAIGGLSGEFYHRVWKHYQNPEAWNWEEQSKFGNRNQSGLGGDEDEARMWVFEPHVAEQIYDNWVAEEKIPVYRDQWLDRDGGVVKKEGRIKSIRTLAGDVFHGKMFVDVTYEGDLMAAASVDYHVGREANSVYGETWNGNQVGVLHHAHWFKEPIDPYIKSGDTGGKLLPGISDDPPGTRGEGDHRVQAYCFRMCLTNVPENRIPFPKPEGYDRARYQLLVRVFDSGWREMFRKFDPMPNHKTDTNNHGPFSTDNIGMNYDYPEADYERRQEIIEEHKVYQQGLMYFMANDPKVPADVREAMSKWGLPKDEFLDNGGWPHQLYIREARRMIGEYVMTEHDCLDRKETPDSIGMGSYTLDSHNVRRYVTPDGQVQNEGDIGVHLPRPYEIAYGAIVPKKSQCENLLVPVCVSSSHIAFGSIRMEPVFMILGQSAATAASIALERGEAVQDVPYQLLQQRLVDDGQVLLMDDPNRISSRKLPGVVVDDNAAKLVGSWSHSATNQKFVDSGYVHNQNEQQGERLARFETELKPGRYEVRVSYPANNNRSTMVPVKVIHAEGESTHSINQRKTPEIDGLFTKIGAFDFGSSATVEIGTQGSNGYVIADSVQFVPVTK, from the coding sequence ATGCAAATTAAGTCCATCTTCTGCGCGACCGCTGCGCTGTTAAGTCTCTCTTTTTCCCACGCCTTTGCCAAAGAATACCATCACGACATCGTGATCTATGGCGGCACCAGCGCCGCGGTGACTACGGCGGTTCAGGCAACGCAGATGGGTCGGTCGGTCGTGATCGTCAGTCCCGACAAGCACCTCGGCGGGCTGACCGCAGGCGGGCTGGGGTGGACCGATTCGGGAAACAAAGCCGCGATCGGTGGATTGAGCGGTGAGTTTTATCATCGCGTTTGGAAGCACTACCAAAATCCTGAGGCTTGGAATTGGGAAGAGCAGTCGAAGTTTGGCAATCGCAATCAGAGCGGGCTTGGCGGCGATGAGGATGAGGCGCGGATGTGGGTCTTCGAGCCGCATGTGGCGGAACAGATCTACGACAACTGGGTCGCGGAAGAGAAGATTCCCGTCTACCGCGATCAATGGCTCGATCGCGACGGCGGTGTGGTCAAAAAAGAGGGGCGGATCAAATCGATTCGGACCCTCGCTGGCGATGTCTTTCACGGCAAGATGTTTGTCGACGTGACTTACGAAGGCGATTTGATGGCCGCTGCCAGCGTCGACTATCACGTTGGCCGCGAAGCGAATTCGGTCTACGGCGAGACTTGGAACGGCAATCAGGTCGGCGTGTTGCATCACGCGCATTGGTTCAAGGAACCGATCGATCCCTATATCAAATCGGGCGATACCGGAGGCAAATTGCTGCCCGGGATCAGCGACGATCCGCCAGGTACTCGCGGCGAAGGGGATCATCGCGTACAGGCGTATTGTTTCCGGATGTGTTTGACCAACGTGCCCGAGAATCGGATTCCGTTTCCAAAGCCCGAGGGTTACGACCGGGCGAGGTATCAGTTGTTGGTCCGCGTCTTCGATTCCGGCTGGCGAGAGATGTTTCGCAAGTTCGATCCGATGCCAAACCACAAGACCGACACCAACAACCACGGTCCCTTCAGCACCGATAACATCGGCATGAACTACGATTATCCCGAGGCTGATTACGAGCGTCGCCAAGAGATCATCGAGGAGCATAAGGTATATCAACAGGGGCTGATGTATTTCATGGCCAACGATCCGAAGGTGCCTGCGGATGTTCGCGAGGCGATGTCCAAGTGGGGACTGCCGAAGGATGAATTCCTGGACAATGGTGGGTGGCCGCATCAGTTGTATATCCGCGAAGCGCGTCGGATGATCGGCGAATACGTGATGACCGAACACGATTGTTTGGATCGCAAGGAGACCCCCGATTCGATCGGGATGGGATCGTACACGCTCGATTCGCACAACGTCCGCCGGTACGTTACGCCCGATGGTCAGGTGCAAAACGAAGGGGACATCGGCGTCCACTTGCCGCGTCCTTATGAGATCGCGTATGGCGCGATCGTTCCCAAAAAATCGCAGTGCGAAAATCTGCTGGTCCCGGTCTGTGTCTCTTCCAGCCACATCGCGTTTGGTTCGATCCGGATGGAACCTGTCTTCATGATCTTGGGCCAGTCGGCGGCGACGGCGGCATCGATTGCGTTGGAACGCGGCGAAGCGGTCCAAGATGTTCCGTATCAATTGCTGCAACAGCGTTTGGTCGACGACGGACAGGTGCTTTTGATGGATGATCCCAATCGGATCTCGTCGCGCAAGTTGCCAGGCGTCGTGGTTGACGATAACGCGGCCAAGTTAGTCGGCAGTTGGAGCCATTCGGCGACGAACCAGAAGTTTGTCGACAGCGGATACGTTCACAATCAGAACGAGCAACAGGGAGAGCGGTTGGCCCGTTTTGAAACCGAACTAAAACCGGGCCGCTACGAGGTGCGTGTTTCTTATCCGGCGAACAACAATCGCTCGACGATGGTTCCCGTGAAGGTTATCCACGCCGAGGGGGAATCGACGCACTCGATCAACCAACGCAAGACTCCTGAGATCGACGGGCTGTTCACGAAGATCGGTGCCTTTGACTTCGGTAGCTCTGCGACCGTCGAGATCGGCACCCAGGGATCCAACGGTTATGTGATCGCTGATTCGGTGCAGTTTGTGCCGGTGACGAAGTAG
- a CDS encoding xylose operon transcription regulator XylR, translating into MPSRHALTPPPTIPHNKQIALLIDPDDTWGRSVIQGIASAARNVLPWNLWIAPRDDQGRLRVPRNWRGDGIIAAIRDDKTAEHVDSLKLPTVIVSSWEKGPSDWHRVNTDDRKRAEMALAHFRQRGLSHFAYYGPPSQRYSPSRGQRFQEVVQQAGFSCDTYRSPSRRRDKQSLQERTLQWLHQAARPLAVFAADPHSGIVLSEVCNAVGFRVPEEIAILVGDTDDLLCEISDPPLSSIVLASEQIGMTSVGVLEKLLEGKPVAAKAQFIPPQRVIERQSSEMLAVEDPLFVDALRFIREQAHTGIQVGDVLRVVPISRRSLEQRFKQLLNCTPADEIRRIKLERVKQLLISTENTVEQIAEGSGFCGPAQLCFTFKRHVGLTPIAFRLSSRRGIAP; encoded by the coding sequence ATGCCCTCCCGCCACGCTCTCACGCCACCGCCAACGATCCCCCACAACAAACAGATCGCGTTGTTGATCGATCCCGATGACACCTGGGGCCGCAGCGTGATCCAGGGAATCGCCTCGGCCGCGCGGAACGTGCTCCCTTGGAATTTGTGGATCGCCCCCCGCGACGATCAAGGACGACTGCGCGTACCGCGCAACTGGCGTGGCGATGGCATCATCGCGGCGATCCGCGACGACAAGACCGCCGAACACGTCGACTCGCTAAAGCTCCCCACCGTGATTGTCTCTTCGTGGGAGAAGGGACCGTCGGATTGGCACCGCGTGAATACCGACGATCGGAAGCGAGCCGAGATGGCGTTGGCCCACTTTCGCCAGCGTGGGCTGAGTCACTTTGCCTACTACGGTCCTCCCAGCCAAAGGTATTCGCCCAGTCGCGGCCAACGGTTCCAAGAGGTCGTCCAGCAGGCGGGGTTCTCGTGCGATACGTACCGCAGCCCATCGCGGCGGCGGGACAAGCAATCGCTGCAAGAGCGAACGCTGCAATGGCTGCACCAAGCGGCGCGTCCGCTGGCCGTTTTTGCTGCCGATCCCCATTCGGGAATCGTGCTCTCGGAAGTCTGCAACGCCGTCGGATTTCGCGTCCCCGAAGAGATCGCAATCCTCGTCGGCGATACCGACGACCTGTTGTGCGAGATCTCCGACCCGCCGCTTTCGAGCATCGTGCTGGCTAGCGAGCAGATCGGAATGACAAGCGTCGGCGTCTTGGAAAAGCTACTGGAGGGAAAGCCGGTCGCGGCGAAGGCTCAGTTTATTCCTCCGCAGCGCGTGATCGAGCGGCAGTCGTCGGAGATGTTAGCGGTCGAAGACCCGTTGTTTGTCGACGCCCTCCGCTTCATCCGAGAACAAGCGCACACCGGGATCCAAGTTGGCGACGTGTTGCGCGTCGTCCCGATCTCTCGCCGTTCGTTGGAACAGCGGTTCAAGCAACTGCTCAACTGCACCCCAGCCGACGAGATCCGCCGGATCAAGTTGGAACGCGTCAAACAGTTGCTGATCTCAACCGAAAACACCGTCGAACAGATCGCTGAGGGCTCCGGATTCTGTGGCCCCGCACAGCTGTGCTTCACGTTCAAGCGACACGTGGGGCTGACGCCGATCGCGTTCCGTTTGAGCAGTCGGCGCGGGATCGCTCCCTGA
- a CDS encoding DUF1611 domain-containing protein has protein sequence MNTTVLETSRSAVAGLDSILQYRRIAIAVGTDAPLSNCKTTISLLRYRGEHCVAVIDPAHRGKTTQEVYGVGGETPIVASIADVASPDAMFIGISPAGGAMPQSLRTTIGEGVDRGLDVISGLHEFLVEDDELWQAAQQSGSRLIDVRRNLHRKTAGGIAFRDGCLRIHAVGHDCSVGKMVTMLELERGLKERQRNAKFIATGQTGIMVVGNGVPVDCVVSDFVNGAVENLVQQNEEHDILLIEGQGSITHPAFSAVTLGLLHGCAPQGLILCYEAGRPHVKGMPHVALKSLQHYRELYEALASARSPAQVIGVAMNGRNLTAEQAEIEKREVQEQLGLPVCDVYRDGPGPLVDAVLQMQERSGS, from the coding sequence ATGAATACGACTGTTCTTGAAACCTCCAGGTCCGCGGTGGCTGGGCTGGATTCGATCCTCCAATATCGACGGATCGCGATCGCCGTGGGGACCGACGCGCCGCTGTCGAACTGCAAGACAACGATCAGTTTGTTGCGGTACCGCGGGGAGCATTGTGTTGCGGTGATCGATCCCGCTCATCGCGGCAAGACGACGCAGGAGGTGTACGGTGTTGGCGGAGAGACGCCGATCGTTGCGTCGATCGCCGACGTCGCATCGCCCGACGCGATGTTCATTGGGATTTCTCCCGCCGGGGGAGCGATGCCACAGTCGCTGCGGACGACGATCGGTGAAGGAGTGGATCGCGGTCTGGATGTGATCTCGGGGCTGCATGAATTTTTGGTAGAGGACGACGAACTGTGGCAGGCGGCGCAGCAGAGCGGCAGTCGGTTGATCGATGTTCGTCGGAACCTGCATCGCAAGACCGCCGGCGGGATCGCGTTTCGCGACGGATGCCTGCGAATCCACGCCGTCGGGCACGACTGCAGCGTCGGCAAAATGGTGACGATGCTGGAACTGGAACGCGGGCTGAAGGAGCGTCAGCGGAATGCAAAGTTCATCGCAACCGGTCAGACCGGGATCATGGTCGTCGGCAACGGCGTACCGGTCGATTGTGTCGTCTCCGATTTTGTCAACGGCGCCGTCGAAAACCTGGTTCAACAGAACGAAGAACACGACATCCTATTGATCGAAGGACAGGGAAGCATCACACATCCCGCCTTCTCCGCGGTGACGCTGGGCTTGTTGCACGGATGCGCTCCGCAGGGGCTGATTCTCTGTTATGAAGCGGGCCGACCGCATGTCAAAGGGATGCCTCATGTTGCATTGAAATCGCTGCAACACTATCGCGAATTATACGAAGCGTTAGCCTCCGCACGTTCGCCGGCGCAGGTGATCGGCGTTGCGATGAACGGACGGAATTTGACGGCGGAGCAGGCGGAGATCGAGAAACGTGAGGTCCAGGAGCAGTTGGGATTGCCGGTCTGCGACGTCTACCGCGACGGTCCCGGGCCGCTGGTCGATGCTGTTTTGCAAATGCAAGAAAGGAGCGGATCGTGA
- a CDS encoding serine/threonine-protein kinase encodes MIEFTPEQLASRIIDLGLAPMAEVEAARSEVGTGESTIQDFINILHGKGLLTNLQLDKLRRGERSGYFYGKYKVMYLIGAGTFARVYRAAHRETNQVVALKVLRKRYRDEVAQMEQFLREGRMGLRLRHPNIVSIYEVDPNVKNPFMVMEFVEGETLRDLVRIRGKLQPEVAMKLLVDIASGLSYAASLGISHRDLKLSNVLVSSEGRAKLVDFGLAALADRENPEKVADCPNARAIDYAALERGTNVRKDDPRSDVFFAGAMLYTMLCGEPPLTETRERMKRLNVGRFQDIKPIGQIDPTLPVPAIQVVAKALEFDPEKRLQSAAALQLEGKQALERMKQIREGGPAVAAKVASGEMPTNEGEGRFVMLVESKASLQDVVRDRLKKRGYRVLVISDPVRALGRFVPGDDPPADCVIFSASELGSLALEAFNRFASDEHTADIPAVLLADKSQQNLIRQAKMAPHRVLLSMPLKVLELRTALRKLLAGRPKREEFI; translated from the coding sequence AACATCTTGCATGGCAAGGGACTGTTGACGAACCTGCAGCTCGATAAGCTCCGCCGCGGTGAGCGTTCAGGCTACTTCTACGGCAAATACAAAGTTATGTACCTGATCGGTGCGGGTACGTTCGCCCGCGTTTATCGCGCCGCCCATCGCGAGACGAATCAGGTCGTGGCCTTGAAGGTGCTGCGGAAACGCTATCGCGATGAAGTCGCTCAGATGGAGCAGTTTCTTCGCGAGGGAAGGATGGGGCTGCGACTGCGTCATCCCAACATCGTTTCGATCTACGAAGTCGATCCGAACGTGAAGAACCCCTTCATGGTGATGGAGTTTGTCGAGGGTGAGACGCTTCGCGATCTGGTCCGGATCCGCGGCAAGCTGCAGCCCGAGGTCGCGATGAAGTTGTTGGTCGATATCGCATCGGGGCTGTCGTATGCGGCTTCGCTGGGGATTTCGCACCGCGACTTGAAATTGTCCAACGTTCTCGTCTCTTCGGAGGGAAGAGCCAAGCTTGTCGACTTCGGTTTGGCGGCGTTGGCCGATCGCGAGAACCCGGAAAAGGTAGCCGATTGTCCCAACGCCCGGGCGATCGACTATGCCGCTCTCGAGCGTGGCACCAACGTCCGCAAGGACGATCCACGCAGCGACGTCTTTTTCGCCGGGGCGATGTTGTACACGATGCTCTGTGGCGAACCGCCGTTGACCGAGACGCGGGAGCGGATGAAACGCCTAAATGTCGGGCGGTTCCAAGATATTAAACCGATCGGGCAGATCGATCCCACGCTTCCGGTGCCAGCGATCCAAGTCGTCGCCAAGGCGTTGGAGTTCGATCCTGAGAAGCGACTGCAGAGCGCGGCGGCGCTGCAGTTGGAAGGGAAGCAGGCGTTGGAGCGGATGAAGCAGATCCGCGAGGGAGGTCCCGCTGTCGCGGCGAAGGTCGCGTCGGGCGAAATGCCAACCAACGAAGGCGAAGGGCGTTTTGTGATGCTTGTCGAATCGAAGGCGTCGCTGCAAGACGTCGTCCGCGATCGACTGAAAAAACGTGGCTACCGCGTGCTCGTTATTTCCGATCCCGTCCGCGCGTTGGGGCGGTTTGTCCCCGGCGATGATCCGCCTGCGGATTGCGTAATCTTCTCCGCTTCGGAATTGGGATCGTTGGCGTTGGAAGCGTTTAATCGGTTCGCAAGCGATGAACATACCGCCGATATCCCGGCGGTTCTATTAGCCGATAAATCGCAACAGAATTTGATTCGCCAGGCCAAAATGGCACCACATCGCGTCTTGTTGTCGATGCCGTTGAAGGTTTTGGAACTGCGGACCGCGCTGCGAAAGTTGCTCGCTGGCCGTCCCAAACGCGAAGAGTTTATCTAG